The genomic stretch ACCGCGCCGTCGTGATAGACGGACTCCTCGGGCTTGACGAGATAGACGAGTACAGACAGCGTGCCAGCGACGCGATCACGGGAGCCGGGAGACTCAGAAAAGAGAGCCGTTCGAGACACGAGGCGTACAGACAGGATCTCGACGAGTATGAGATGACGGAGGAGGAGTACGACGACGAGATCGCCGACCTGACTTCACGTATAGACGAGGTCGAGTCGGAGATACAGAACGGCGAGGAGAAGATCGAGGAAGTAAACCGGTATCTCCACGAGATAGACACGAGTATAGAGTCTTACGAGGAGGTCAAGGAGAGGATAGAAGACAGGTCGGAGAAGATAGAGGAGGAGAGACGTAAGAAGCAAAAAGCCAAACAGAAACGCGACGAGGCGAAGTCGGAGATAATCGAGAGACGTGATGAGATAAAGTCGCTTAAGGACGAGATAGAAAGCCTCGGGGAGGAGACTGTTGAGACGGAGGGTCTCGGGATCGACAGACTCCGTCTCGGCTCGAAGCAGAAAGCCAAGGGGTCGCTCGACGAGGTCAACAGTCTGCGTGACAGCCTCAGGGAGGACGAGACCGAGACACGTCACCGTCTCAGGTCGTATCAGGAACGTCTCGACGAGATAGACGACGAGATAGACGAACTTGAGTCGGAGGCGGAGTCGAAACGCCGCGAGATCGAGACCGCTGAGGACAAGATAGAAGACCTCGAAGACGACCTCGAATCCGCGAGACAGGAGTTCGACGAGAAGGTCTCGGAGGTGAGCCAGAGAGCCGTCTCAGTCGGTGTCGGAGACGGTTTCGACGACGACAGTCTTGAGGAGCTACGTGACAGACTCCTCGACGAGAGAAAGGACGAGATCACCTCACGCATAAACGAGGTCTCGGGTGAGATAGAGTCGCTCAGGACTCGGATAGAGACCTACAGCGACGAGATAGACGAGGTGGAGTCACTCGCCGATGAGGGAAGATGTCCCCGGTGTAAACAGGAGGTCGACGAGGCACACGTCGAGGAGGAGGTCGAGGAACTGAGACGTGAGATAGAGAAGACGGAGAGTAAGCTCGAGGAGAAGAGAGAGGAGAGGGATGAGCTCGCCGCCGAGAAAGACGAGATAGACGAGGTGAAGTCTCTCGTGGTCGAGGCTCTGCGTTACAGGAGACAGCGTATACATAACGTCGAGGAGAGGTTAGACGAGATGAGGAGCGAGGTCGAGTCGGCTTCGGAAGCCCTCGAAGAGACAGAAGAGAGGATTAGACAGCTTGAGGAGGAGAGAGTCGAGGTCACCGAGACGGTAGAGGAGGCAGAAGAAGAGCTTTCGGAAGCCGAGTCTCTCGTCGAGGAGGTCGAGTCGGTGAGACAGAGGGTCGAGGACGCCATAGAGGTCTACGACGAGATAGAGCGTCACAGGAGCTTCATCGATCAGAGACAGAAAGACCTCCAGCACGCCGAGTCACGTATAGACGACGCGAACGATGCCATCGACGACCTAAAACGTGACAGGGAGAATCTGAGGGAGAAGACGACTGACACCGAGATAGAGAGTCTGAGACAGAAGAGACGCCAAGCCGAGGAGAAACGCGAGAACTGGAAGAAGGGACTCGAAAAGAGGAGGGAGAAGCTCAACCGACTGCGTGACGAGAGGTCGAGGCTCGAAAAGGAGCTTGAGGATCTGAGGAGACTCGGGGACAAGATAGGGAGATTAGAGGAGAAGGAGTCTTGGGCGTCGGACGTGCGTGAAGACTTCGAGAGACTGCGTTCTGTCTACGACGACGTCAAGTCGGAGATGAGGAACGAGTACATAGCCCATCTCAACACGTATACGAACGACGTCTTCTCCGAGATATACCAGAACTCGGGCTACCAGTCGGTCACCATAGAGGAGGTAGAGCTTCCCGAACACAGGAAGTACGACTACGACTACGAGATACGTCTGAGACGTTCCGACGGGAGTACCGAGAGCCCTGAGAACGCGAGCGGGGGCGAACAGGCTATTGTGAGCCTATCGCTGAGAGCCGGAATATACAGGCTCATCTCCGAGAGGGGATCGGGAGGCTCCCTCCCGCCATTTATACTCGACGAGCCCACGACCTTCCTCGACAGTCAGCATGTCGGGAGGCTTGAGAGGCTCATAGACGAGATAAAGAGCTGGGACGTTCCCCAGGTGATCGTTGTGTCACACGACGAGAGCCTTATACACGGAGCCGACTACGACTGTGAGGTATGGTACGACCCCGCTACGGAGTCGAGCCACGCCGAGATTTCGAGGGCAGGTGATTAAGATGGAGATCGAAGCATTCCGTCTGATAGAGGAGGCGTTCGAGAGGGTCGACGCTGGACTCCCCGTAGACGCCGACTCGAACCCAGAGAGGGCGAGGGAGGCGGTCTCGTCACTCGCCGACGAGGGCGGCTACGTGTCACCCGTCGACGACTCCGATCTCGCACCCAGAAAGGTCAGCTTCTCGTCTCTGGGTGCGTGGGACGACGACCCGTGGGACGACGCTACCTACGGTGTCGACTCGTCGACGACACAGCCGATGGAGTACAACAACGGCTTGATCGCGAACGCGGCTTACGCCAAGATCGCGGCGACGGGCGACGCCGACCCCGAGATAGAGAGAAAAGGGACTGTCGAGATCACCTACTACTACAAGGGAGACGCCGAGATACCCTCAACTCTCGACGAGAGCTCCGAGATAGACGTCAATATCACACGTCTCCCCGAGTCGGAGATATACGAGACTCGACGCCTCGAAAAGACGGTATCGGCGGTCGCACAGAAGAACTCCGAGAGTACCCACGTCCTCGGAAACATCGACTCGATAGACAGCATACTCTTCATAGACGGACCTATCTACCCTACTCAGGTTCTGAGGTCGCTCGACTTCAGCGAGAACCGCGCCTTCTCCGTCGCAGACGTCCTGAGGAAGATAGCCGAGAGGTACGTCCGTGTGGTCGAACACCAGTACGAGAGGGGTCTTCCCGTCGTGGGGATAGTCAAGACTTCGAACTCAAGCACCCTAATACGGTCTCTCGAAGACAAGACAGACGACGAGGTACTCTGGAACAAGGACAACCAGCTTATCGGAGAGGCTCTGAGAGACGAGTCGTCGATAGATTACATACCCTACACACCGTGGTTCGTCGAGGAGAAGGTCGTCTTCGACTCGGGCGAGGCGGAGGTGCTCAGCCCTGTCGAGGACTCGCTCGACTACGACATCGAGAGGTACAGGAGATCTTTCTTCTACTACCGTCTCCCGAGCCTCGGGACGGTGATGAGAGCCGACGCACCCTACATGGTAGTCGACACAGACGAGAAGAGACGTAAGGTGCGCGCGAAGGTTCTCAAGGAGGCGGCGAAGAAGAGGGACGTCCCACGCGCGGTGATGAGGGCGGACAAGAACTCGAAGATCACACGTGAGAACAGGGACAAGATAAAGAGAGCAATCTCAGCGGGCTACTACACCGACTACAACGACGACGTTAGGTACGAGACACTCGACGAGGACGAGGGAGGGCTTCTGTGATCTGAGTAGATCAGAATACTTCCAAATATTCCTCGATCACCTGACGTTCTTCCTCAGTCAAGTCAAACAGATCGTACACAGCCTCGTCAATATCAGCTTCGAGTTCCTCTATGTCGGTTTGCCGTACTTCTTTACGATCTTCT from Candidatus Afararchaeum irisae encodes the following:
- a CDS encoding AAA family ATPase — its product is MRLKRLRLRNIRSYRDETVEFPDGAVLIHGDNGVGKTSLLMGILGGLFLSRGIESKLDDFVRRGEDEGRVSLVFEAGGNEYEVDWRIKTDGGSKASLELPGGETVTGVRDVTDRVSSIIRMDSDDLTNSVYVRQTEMTKLVHADNRAVVIDGLLGLDEIDEYRQRASDAITGAGRLRKESRSRHEAYRQDLDEYEMTEEEYDDEIADLTSRIDEVESEIQNGEEKIEEVNRYLHEIDTSIESYEEVKERIEDRSEKIEEERRKKQKAKQKRDEAKSEIIERRDEIKSLKDEIESLGEETVETEGLGIDRLRLGSKQKAKGSLDEVNSLRDSLREDETETRHRLRSYQERLDEIDDEIDELESEAESKRREIETAEDKIEDLEDDLESARQEFDEKVSEVSQRAVSVGVGDGFDDDSLEELRDRLLDERKDEITSRINEVSGEIESLRTRIETYSDEIDEVESLADEGRCPRCKQEVDEAHVEEEVEELRREIEKTESKLEEKREERDELAAEKDEIDEVKSLVVEALRYRRQRIHNVEERLDEMRSEVESASEALEETEERIRQLEEERVEVTETVEEAEEELSEAESLVEEVESVRQRVEDAIEVYDEIERHRSFIDQRQKDLQHAESRIDDANDAIDDLKRDRENLREKTTDTEIESLRQKRRQAEEKRENWKKGLEKRREKLNRLRDERSRLEKELEDLRRLGDKIGRLEEKESWASDVREDFERLRSVYDDVKSEMRNEYIAHLNTYTNDVFSEIYQNSGYQSVTIEEVELPEHRKYDYDYEIRLRRSDGSTESPENASGGEQAIVSLSLRAGIYRLISERGSGGSLPPFILDEPTTFLDSQHVGRLERLIDEIKSWDVPQVIVVSHDESLIHGADYDCEVWYDPATESSHAEISRAGD
- a CDS encoding DNA double-strand break repair nuclease NurA; this encodes MEIEAFRLIEEAFERVDAGLPVDADSNPERAREAVSSLADEGGYVSPVDDSDLAPRKVSFSSLGAWDDDPWDDATYGVDSSTTQPMEYNNGLIANAAYAKIAATGDADPEIERKGTVEITYYYKGDAEIPSTLDESSEIDVNITRLPESEIYETRRLEKTVSAVAQKNSESTHVLGNIDSIDSILFIDGPIYPTQVLRSLDFSENRAFSVADVLRKIAERYVRVVEHQYERGLPVVGIVKTSNSSTLIRSLEDKTDDEVLWNKDNQLIGEALRDESSIDYIPYTPWFVEEKVVFDSGEAEVLSPVEDSLDYDIERYRRSFFYYRLPSLGTVMRADAPYMVVDTDEKRRKVRAKVLKEAAKKRDVPRAVMRADKNSKITRENRDKIKRAISAGYYTDYNDDVRYETLDEDEGGLL